One window from the genome of Sphaerotilus microaerophilus encodes:
- a CDS encoding carbohydrate porin: MTQKIKTALQLTAVATLLAAGSAAQAVDFGGYFRGGPQTQSKNEKARECYGLGGVKYRLGNECDIGGEFMFSQGFKTDGIDSRANLMIDSWSDGATPNSTNKTGIAILSGEFTGFDIAPSATFFAGKVRERRGDVHIIDTFFTDMSGVGAGFKGLSLGGAKLGVGFYRADTSANQAGSRFNVEVQDIALGGDNKLGLIGTFVSGKDTTGGENGSAFSVKFDSKFAGLSNTVWAQYATGSAGLNSNFGNIADGSAAKRWRLVETINGQSGALGGQAVVLFGSAKDNAGVKTDTASVGGRLSYGVTKNFKLVGEAGFTRTKTDGAAAANLTKVTIAPTLSTGPDFWTRPELRFYVTSAKWNDAAKSSVGITDKTSGTSYGAQVEWWF; the protein is encoded by the coding sequence ATGACCCAGAAGATCAAGACGGCGCTGCAACTGACCGCAGTCGCCACCCTGCTCGCCGCCGGCTCGGCGGCCCAGGCTGTCGATTTCGGCGGCTACTTCCGTGGCGGCCCGCAGACGCAGTCCAAGAACGAGAAGGCGCGTGAGTGCTACGGCCTGGGCGGCGTGAAGTACCGCCTCGGCAACGAGTGCGACATCGGCGGCGAATTCATGTTCAGCCAGGGCTTCAAGACCGACGGGATTGATTCCCGTGCCAACCTGATGATCGACAGCTGGAGCGACGGCGCCACGCCCAACTCCACCAACAAGACCGGCATCGCGATCCTGAGCGGCGAGTTCACCGGCTTCGACATCGCCCCCAGCGCGACCTTCTTCGCCGGCAAGGTGCGTGAGCGCCGCGGCGACGTGCACATCATCGACACCTTCTTCACCGACATGTCCGGTGTCGGTGCCGGCTTCAAGGGCCTGTCGCTGGGTGGCGCCAAGCTGGGCGTGGGCTTCTACCGCGCCGACACCAGCGCCAACCAGGCCGGCAGCCGCTTCAACGTCGAAGTCCAGGACATCGCCCTGGGCGGTGACAACAAGCTGGGCCTGATCGGCACCTTCGTCAGCGGCAAGGACACCACCGGCGGTGAGAACGGCTCGGCCTTCAGCGTCAAGTTCGACTCCAAGTTCGCCGGCCTGTCCAACACCGTGTGGGCCCAGTACGCCACCGGCTCGGCTGGTCTGAACTCCAACTTCGGCAACATTGCCGACGGCTCGGCCGCCAAGCGCTGGCGCCTGGTGGAGACGATCAACGGCCAGTCCGGCGCCCTGGGTGGCCAAGCCGTCGTGCTGTTCGGCAGCGCCAAGGACAACGCGGGCGTCAAGACCGACACCGCCAGCGTCGGTGGCCGCCTGTCCTATGGCGTGACGAAGAACTTCAAGCTGGTCGGCGAAGCGGGCTTCACCCGCACCAAGACCGACGGCGCCGCCGCGGCCAACCTGACCAAGGTCACCATCGCCCCGACGCTGTCCACCGGCCCGGACTTCTGGACCCGTCCGGAACTGCGCTTCTACGTCACCAGCGCCAAGTGGAACGACGCCGCCAAGAGCAGCGTCGGCATCACCGACAAGACCAGCGGCACCAGCTACGGTGCCCAGGTCGAATGGTGGTTCTGA
- a CDS encoding LysR family transcriptional regulator, whose amino-acid sequence MDLRRIESLWAHVHWLTVLGDLGSYTAAARRLGVSKAAMSQRISELEHAAGVPLVRRTTRSVRLTDAGVQLAEASRGAFAQIERGFESVRNLADAPRGLIRVTAPVALGRQHVVPLLPAFLRAHPQVRVELQLSDHLASMAQEGFDLAIRHCERPPETHVAWPLTRTESWLLASPDYLAQAGTPTRPSELAAHPCLHYPRPGEPAVWRFRPPTGDPAGAPLVDTADGHDAAEVAVAVSGPLSANNSEALRDAALAGLGIALLPDFTAQAALRAGQLVRVLAEWQALGAFGEHLWAIRPYSALVPSSVQALVTHLRAGLAGGFGA is encoded by the coding sequence GTGGACCTGCGCCGCATCGAATCCCTCTGGGCCCATGTGCACTGGCTGACGGTGCTGGGCGACCTGGGCAGCTACACCGCCGCCGCGCGCCGGCTGGGGGTGAGCAAGGCGGCCATGAGCCAGCGCATCAGCGAGCTGGAACACGCCGCTGGCGTGCCGCTGGTGAGGCGCACCACCCGCAGCGTGCGCCTCACCGATGCGGGCGTGCAGCTGGCGGAAGCCAGCCGCGGCGCCTTCGCGCAGATCGAGCGCGGCTTCGAGTCGGTGCGCAACCTGGCCGATGCGCCGCGCGGGCTGATCCGCGTCACCGCGCCGGTCGCCCTGGGGCGCCAGCACGTGGTGCCGCTGCTGCCGGCCTTCCTGCGGGCGCACCCGCAGGTGCGGGTGGAACTGCAGCTGTCGGACCACCTGGCGTCAATGGCGCAGGAGGGCTTCGACCTCGCCATCCGCCACTGCGAGCGCCCGCCTGAAACCCACGTCGCCTGGCCGCTCACGCGCACCGAGTCCTGGCTGCTCGCCTCCCCCGACTACCTCGCGCAGGCCGGCACGCCCACGCGGCCCTCCGAGCTGGCGGCCCACCCCTGCCTGCACTACCCGCGCCCGGGCGAGCCGGCGGTGTGGCGCTTCCGCCCCCCCACGGGCGACCCGGCAGGCGCCCCGCTGGTGGACACGGCCGACGGCCACGATGCCGCCGAGGTGGCGGTGGCGGTGAGCGGACCGCTGTCGGCCAACAACAGCGAGGCGCTGCGCGATGCCGCGCTGGCCGGGCTGGGCATCGCCCTGCTGCCGGACTTCACCGCCCAGGCGGCCCTGCGCGCCGGCCAGCTCGTGCGCGTGCTGGCCGAGTGGCAGGCGCTGGGCGCTTTCGGCGAACACCTCTGGGCCATCCGACCCTACAGCGCGCTGGTGCCCAGCTCGGTGCAGGCCCTGGTGACGCACCTGCGCGCCGGGCTGGCGGGCGGGTTCGGGGCGTGA
- a CDS encoding S-(hydroxymethyl)glutathione dehydrogenase/class III alcohol dehydrogenase codes for MDVRAAVALAAGKPLEVTTVQLEGPRLGEVLVEIKATGICHTDAYTLSGADPEGLFPAILGHEGAGVVVDVGLGVTTLKKGDHVIPLYTPECRGCPSCLSRKTNLCTAIRGTQGQGLMPDGSSRFSLEGRKLHHYMGCSTFANYTVLPEIALAKIREDAPFDKVCYIGCGVTTGIGAVLNTAKVEIRSTAIVFGLGGIGLNVIQGLRLAGADMIIGVDLNDAKKAWGERFGMTHFVNPKDVGGDLVPYLVNLTKRGADQIGGADYTFDCTGNTTVMRQALECAHRGWGESIVIGVAEAGKEISTRPFQLVTGRVWKGSAFGGARGRTDVPKIVDWYMEGKIEIDPMITHTLTLDQINHGFDLMHHGESIRSVVVY; via the coding sequence ATGGACGTCCGCGCCGCCGTTGCGCTTGCCGCTGGCAAGCCGCTTGAAGTCACCACCGTGCAGCTCGAAGGCCCCCGCCTGGGCGAGGTGCTGGTCGAGATCAAGGCCACCGGCATCTGCCACACCGACGCCTACACGCTCTCCGGCGCCGACCCGGAGGGCCTCTTCCCCGCCATCCTCGGGCATGAGGGCGCCGGCGTGGTGGTCGACGTGGGACTGGGCGTGACCACGCTGAAGAAGGGCGACCACGTCATTCCGCTGTACACGCCGGAGTGCCGCGGCTGCCCCTCCTGCCTGTCGCGCAAGACCAACCTCTGCACGGCGATCCGCGGCACCCAGGGCCAGGGCCTGATGCCCGACGGCAGCTCGCGCTTCTCGCTCGAAGGCCGCAAGCTGCACCACTACATGGGCTGCTCGACCTTCGCGAACTACACCGTGCTGCCCGAGATCGCGCTGGCCAAGATCCGCGAGGATGCACCCTTCGACAAGGTCTGCTACATCGGCTGCGGCGTCACCACCGGCATCGGCGCGGTGCTGAACACGGCCAAGGTCGAGATCCGCTCCACGGCCATCGTCTTCGGGCTCGGCGGCATCGGCCTGAACGTCATCCAGGGGCTGCGGCTGGCCGGCGCCGACATGATCATCGGCGTGGACCTCAACGACGCCAAGAAGGCCTGGGGCGAGCGCTTCGGCATGACGCACTTCGTCAACCCGAAGGACGTGGGCGGCGACCTGGTGCCCTACCTGGTCAACCTGACCAAGCGCGGGGCCGACCAGATCGGCGGCGCGGATTACACCTTCGACTGCACCGGCAACACCACCGTGATGCGCCAGGCGCTGGAGTGCGCCCACCGCGGCTGGGGCGAGTCCATCGTCATCGGCGTGGCCGAGGCGGGCAAGGAGATCTCCACCCGGCCGTTCCAGCTCGTCACCGGGCGGGTCTGGAAGGGCTCGGCCTTTGGCGGCGCGCGCGGGCGCACCGACGTGCCCAAGATCGTCGACTGGTACATGGAGGGCAAGATCGAGATCGACCCGATGATCACGCACACGCTCACGCTCGACCAGATCAACCACGGCTTCGACCTGATGCACCACGGCGAGAGCATCCGCAGCGTGGTGGTGTACTGA
- the fghA gene encoding S-formylglutathione hydrolase — protein sequence MIETLERHRCFGGELAFHAHDSSETGTRMRFGSFVPEAAATRPLPVVYCLAGLTCTQETFLIKAGALRVAARLGLILVACDTSPRGLGLPGEDSDWDFGAGAGFYLDATQAPWAGHYRMGSYVDRELPALVERHLPARSDVRGILGHSMGGHGALVLAQRAPERWTSVSAFAPISHPSEVPWGRKAFTNYLGPDPAAWAEWDASVLMRRRAFPRPILVHQGMADQFLAAQLQPQALEAAAAASGQVLELHRCEGYDHSYWFIQSYIEAQLEHHARQLAIAPL from the coding sequence ATGATCGAAACCCTCGAACGCCACCGCTGCTTCGGCGGCGAGCTGGCCTTCCACGCCCACGACTCCAGCGAGACCGGCACGCGCATGCGCTTCGGCAGCTTCGTGCCGGAGGCGGCGGCGACCCGGCCGTTGCCGGTGGTCTACTGCCTCGCGGGGCTGACCTGCACGCAGGAGACCTTCCTGATCAAGGCCGGCGCGCTGCGCGTGGCCGCCCGGCTGGGCCTGATCCTGGTGGCCTGCGACACCAGCCCGCGCGGCCTGGGGCTGCCCGGCGAGGACAGCGACTGGGACTTCGGCGCCGGCGCCGGCTTCTACCTGGACGCCACCCAGGCGCCCTGGGCCGGCCACTACCGCATGGGCAGCTACGTGGACCGCGAGCTGCCGGCGCTGGTCGAGCGGCACCTGCCGGCGCGCAGCGACGTGCGCGGCATCCTCGGCCACTCGATGGGCGGCCACGGCGCGCTGGTGCTGGCGCAGCGCGCGCCCGAGCGCTGGACCTCGGTGTCGGCCTTCGCGCCGATCAGCCACCCCAGCGAGGTGCCCTGGGGCCGCAAGGCCTTCACGAACTACCTCGGCCCCGACCCCGCCGCCTGGGCCGAGTGGGACGCCAGCGTCCTGATGCGGCGTCGCGCCTTCCCGCGCCCGATCCTGGTGCACCAGGGCATGGCGGATCAGTTCCTGGCCGCGCAGTTGCAGCCGCAGGCGCTCGAAGCGGCGGCAGCGGCCTCCGGCCAGGTGCTGGAACTGCACCGCTGCGAGGGCTACGACCACTCGTACTGGTTCATCCAGAGCTACATCGAGGCGCAGCTGGAGCACCACGCGCGGCAGTTGGCCATCGCTCCACTCTGA
- a CDS encoding thiamine pyrophosphate-dependent enzyme, whose translation MHQPVKFYQTGTFTVGNRLLAPEQRSVQASTERSNSLNSGHRACQGCGEALGARYAVDAAMRATGNQLIAANATGCLEVFSTPYPETSWQLPWIHSLFGNAAAVGTGIAAALKVKAIKAGAEHSPVRVIAQGGDGGTTDIGFGCLSGMFERNDDVLYLCYDNEAYMNTGVQRSSATPPAARTATTMAVGAHPGAEFGQGKNLPLIAMAHEIPYVATATVADLRDLEAKVEKAMSIHGARYLHILVPCPLGWGAASHDTIRLARLARETGIFPVFEAEHGEVTAVTKIRRHVPVEEYLRPQKRFAHLFSGNGHPETIARIQADADRNIRRFKLLDEAQQEA comes from the coding sequence ATGCATCAACCCGTCAAGTTCTATCAGACCGGCACCTTCACCGTCGGCAACCGCCTGCTCGCGCCCGAGCAGCGCAGCGTGCAGGCCAGCACCGAGCGCAGCAACTCGCTCAACTCCGGCCACCGCGCCTGCCAGGGCTGCGGCGAGGCGCTGGGCGCGCGCTACGCGGTCGATGCCGCCATGCGGGCCACCGGCAACCAGCTCATCGCCGCCAACGCCACCGGCTGCCTGGAGGTGTTCTCCACGCCGTACCCGGAGACCAGCTGGCAGCTGCCCTGGATCCACTCGCTGTTCGGCAACGCCGCCGCGGTGGGCACCGGCATCGCCGCGGCGCTGAAGGTCAAGGCCATCAAGGCGGGCGCCGAGCACAGCCCTGTGCGCGTGATCGCCCAGGGCGGCGACGGCGGCACCACCGACATCGGCTTCGGCTGCCTGAGCGGGATGTTCGAGCGCAACGATGACGTGCTCTACCTCTGCTACGACAACGAGGCCTACATGAACACGGGGGTGCAGCGCAGCAGCGCCACGCCGCCGGCCGCCCGCACCGCCACCACGATGGCCGTGGGCGCGCACCCGGGCGCCGAATTCGGCCAGGGCAAGAACCTGCCGCTGATCGCGATGGCGCACGAGATTCCCTACGTCGCCACCGCCACCGTGGCCGACCTGCGCGACCTGGAGGCCAAGGTGGAGAAGGCCATGTCGATCCACGGCGCGCGCTACCTGCACATCCTGGTGCCCTGCCCGCTCGGTTGGGGTGCGGCCAGCCACGACACCATCCGCCTGGCGCGCCTGGCCCGCGAAACCGGCATCTTCCCGGTCTTCGAGGCCGAGCACGGCGAGGTGACGGCGGTGACCAAGATCCGCCGCCACGTGCCGGTGGAGGAGTACCTGCGGCCGCAGAAGCGCTTTGCGCACCTGTTCAGCGGCAACGGGCATCCCGAGACGATTGCCCGCATCCAGGCCGACGCGGACCGGAACATCCGCCGCTTCAAGCTGCTCGACGAAGCGCAACAGGAGGCCTGA
- a CDS encoding CoA-acylating methylmalonate-semialdehyde dehydrogenase — MPAPQPFTATADVVHYIQGERSAGVSQRSQPVFNPTTGEAPRRVLLAEAADVNAAVASAQAAFPGWAATPPIRRARVLNAFLALLNEHRDELAAMITAEHGKVFTDAQGEVMRGIDIVEFACGIPQLLKGDYTEQVSTGIDNWTMRQALGVVAGITPFNFPCMVPMWMFPVAIACGNSFILKPSERDPSPSLFMAELLKQAGLPDGVFNVVQGDKLAVDTLLAHPDVKAVSFVGSTPIANYIYETGAHHGKRVQALGGAKNHMVVLPDADVEQTVDALIGAAYGSAGERCMAISVALFVGDEIADVIVPKVAERARQLKIKNGMELDAEMGPIVTAAARDRIEGYIATGVAEGAELVVDGRGYSVPGFEGGFFTGGTLFDRVTPAMRIYKEEIFGPVLSCVRVKTFAEAVELVNAHEFGNGVACYTRDGNVAREFARQIQVGMVGINVPIPVPMAWHGFGGWKKSLFGDMHAYGEEGVRFYTKQKSVMQRWPESTAKGAEFVMPTAK, encoded by the coding sequence ATGCCCGCACCCCAGCCCTTCACCGCCACCGCCGACGTCGTCCACTACATCCAGGGCGAACGCAGCGCCGGGGTGAGCCAGCGCAGCCAGCCGGTGTTCAACCCCACCACCGGCGAGGCGCCGCGGCGCGTGCTGCTGGCCGAGGCGGCGGACGTGAACGCCGCGGTGGCCAGCGCGCAGGCCGCCTTCCCGGGCTGGGCCGCCACGCCGCCGATCCGCCGCGCACGGGTGCTCAACGCCTTCCTGGCGCTGCTCAACGAGCACCGCGACGAGCTGGCCGCGATGATCACCGCCGAGCACGGCAAGGTCTTCACCGACGCGCAGGGCGAGGTGATGCGCGGCATCGACATCGTCGAGTTCGCCTGCGGCATCCCGCAGCTGCTCAAGGGGGACTACACCGAGCAGGTCTCCACCGGCATCGACAACTGGACGATGCGCCAGGCGCTGGGTGTGGTGGCGGGCATCACGCCCTTCAACTTCCCTTGCATGGTCCCGATGTGGATGTTCCCGGTGGCCATTGCCTGCGGCAACAGCTTCATCCTCAAGCCCAGCGAGCGCGACCCCTCGCCCAGCCTCTTCATGGCCGAGCTGCTCAAGCAGGCCGGCCTGCCCGACGGCGTGTTCAACGTGGTGCAGGGCGACAAGCTGGCGGTGGACACGCTGCTGGCGCACCCGGACGTGAAGGCGGTGAGCTTCGTCGGCAGCACCCCCATCGCCAACTACATCTACGAGACCGGCGCGCACCACGGCAAGCGCGTGCAGGCCCTGGGCGGCGCGAAGAACCACATGGTCGTGCTGCCCGACGCCGACGTCGAGCAGACCGTGGACGCGCTGATCGGCGCCGCCTACGGCTCGGCCGGCGAGCGCTGCATGGCGATCTCGGTGGCGCTGTTCGTGGGCGACGAGATCGCCGACGTGATCGTCCCCAAGGTGGCCGAGCGCGCCCGCCAGCTCAAGATCAAGAACGGCATGGAGCTGGACGCCGAGATGGGCCCGATCGTCACCGCCGCTGCGCGCGACCGCATCGAGGGCTACATCGCCACCGGCGTGGCCGAGGGCGCGGAGCTGGTGGTCGACGGCCGCGGCTACAGCGTGCCTGGCTTCGAAGGCGGCTTCTTCACCGGCGGCACGCTGTTCGACCGCGTCACGCCCGCCATGCGCATCTACAAAGAGGAGATCTTCGGCCCGGTGCTCAGCTGCGTGCGCGTCAAGACCTTTGCCGAGGCGGTGGAGCTGGTCAACGCCCACGAGTTCGGCAACGGCGTGGCCTGCTACACCCGCGACGGCAACGTGGCGCGCGAGTTCGCCCGCCAGATCCAGGTCGGCATGGTCGGCATCAACGTGCCCATCCCGGTGCCGATGGCCTGGCACGGCTTCGGCGGCTGGAAGAAGAGCCTCTTCGGCGACATGCACGCCTACGGCGAGGAGGGCGTGCGCTTCTATACGAAGCAGAAGAGCGTGATGCAGCGCTGGCCGGAAAGCACCGCCAAGGGTGCCGAGTTCGTGATGCCGACGGCGAAATAG
- a CDS encoding NAD(P)-binding protein, with protein sequence MEKPFAITLDPGSSLANKTGTWRTMRPVYRDHLPPCNAQCPAGEDIQGWLYPAESGDYEAAWRHLTRDNPFPAIMGRVCYHSCEGACNRGKLDAAVGINSVERFLGDEALKRGWRFEPPAAELLARGKHVLVVGAGPSGMSAAYHLRRLGHAVTVLEAGPAAGGMMRFGIPKYRLPRDVLDAEMARIVAMGVTLKLDTKVFDLAQTMKDGGYDAAFLAVGAHIAKRTFIPAKDGSRILDAVSLLRSMEGADTPETRPMLGRRVVVYGGGNTAIDVARTAKRLGATEAIIVYRRTREKMPAHDFEVEEALEEGVMVKWLSTIKQAGNQLGETALTIEKMALDAHGNPQPTGEYETLEADSLVLALGQDVDLSLLDGVPGLERKDGVVQVDPVTMMTGHPGLFAGGDMVPASRNVTVAVGHGKKAARHIDAWLNGRAAGAAPKHPGATFERLNPWYYSDAPKTLRPQLDLARRTSSFDEVQGGLTEANALFEARRCLSCGNCFECDNCYGVCPDNAVIKLGPGKRFEINYDYCKGCGICAAECPCGAIEMVAEEV encoded by the coding sequence ATGGAAAAGCCCTTTGCCATCACGCTGGACCCCGGCTCCTCGCTGGCCAACAAGACCGGCACCTGGCGCACGATGCGTCCGGTCTACCGCGACCACCTGCCGCCCTGCAACGCCCAGTGCCCGGCGGGCGAGGACATCCAGGGCTGGCTCTACCCGGCCGAGAGCGGCGACTACGAGGCCGCCTGGCGCCACCTGACGCGCGACAACCCCTTCCCGGCCATCATGGGCCGCGTCTGCTACCACTCCTGCGAAGGCGCCTGCAACCGCGGCAAGCTCGACGCCGCGGTGGGCATCAACTCGGTGGAGCGCTTCCTGGGCGACGAGGCGCTCAAGCGCGGCTGGCGCTTCGAGCCGCCGGCGGCCGAGCTGCTGGCGCGCGGCAAGCACGTCCTGGTGGTCGGCGCTGGCCCCTCGGGCATGTCCGCCGCCTACCACCTGCGGCGTCTCGGCCATGCGGTCACGGTGCTGGAAGCCGGCCCGGCCGCGGGCGGCATGATGCGCTTCGGCATCCCCAAGTACCGCCTGCCGCGTGACGTGCTGGACGCCGAGATGGCGCGCATCGTCGCGATGGGCGTGACGCTGAAGCTCGACACCAAGGTCTTCGACCTGGCGCAGACCATGAAGGACGGCGGCTATGACGCGGCCTTCCTGGCGGTGGGCGCGCACATCGCCAAGCGCACCTTCATCCCCGCCAAGGACGGCTCGCGCATCCTCGACGCCGTTTCGCTGCTGCGCAGCATGGAGGGTGCCGATACGCCCGAAACCCGGCCCATGCTCGGCCGCCGCGTGGTGGTCTACGGCGGTGGCAACACGGCCATCGACGTCGCCCGCACCGCCAAGCGCCTGGGCGCCACCGAGGCCATCATCGTCTACCGCCGCACCCGCGAGAAGATGCCCGCGCACGACTTCGAGGTCGAGGAGGCGCTGGAAGAAGGCGTGATGGTCAAGTGGCTCTCCACCATCAAGCAGGCCGGCAACCAGCTCGGCGAAACCGCGCTGACGATCGAGAAGATGGCGCTGGACGCCCACGGCAACCCGCAGCCGACCGGCGAGTACGAGACGCTGGAGGCCGATTCGCTCGTGCTGGCGCTGGGCCAGGACGTCGACCTCTCGCTGCTCGACGGCGTGCCCGGCCTGGAGCGCAAGGACGGCGTCGTGCAGGTCGACCCGGTGACGATGATGACCGGCCATCCCGGCCTCTTCGCCGGTGGCGACATGGTGCCGGCCTCGCGCAACGTCACAGTGGCCGTCGGCCACGGCAAGAAGGCCGCCCGGCATATCGACGCATGGCTGAACGGCCGAGCCGCCGGGGCTGCGCCCAAGCACCCGGGCGCCACCTTCGAGCGCCTCAACCCCTGGTACTACAGCGACGCGCCCAAGACCCTGCGCCCGCAGCTCGACCTGGCGCGCCGCACCAGCAGCTTCGACGAGGTGCAGGGCGGCCTGACCGAGGCCAACGCCCTGTTCGAGGCGCGCCGCTGCCTGAGCTGCGGCAACTGCTTCGAGTGCGACAACTGCTACGGCGTGTGCCCCGACAACGCCGTCATCAAGCTCGGCCCCGGGAAGCGCTTCGAGATCAACTACGACTACTGCAAGGGCTGCGGCATCTGCGCCGCCGAGTGCCCCTGCGGCGCGATCGAGATGGTGGCCGAAGAGGTGTAG